The sequence CGTGATGACCGGAGGCGCGCCGCAGGACGTCGCACGCGCGCGGCCCGTGCTCCAGGCAATGAGCCGCGTCGTGCTGGAGACCGGCCCGCTCGGGACCGGCGCGACCATGAAGATCGTCGTCAACAGCCTCATCCACGGCCTCAACCAGACCCTCGCCGAAGCGCTGACGCTCGCCGAGAGCGCCGGGATCGCGACGCGCGACGCCTTCGCGGTGATCGAGCATTCCGCGGCGGCGGCGCCGATGCTCGGCTACCGCAAGCCGCTCTACCTCGAGCCGCAGGCGCACCCCGTCACCTTCGCGCTCGACCTCGCGCTCAAGGACATGGGGCTCGCGCTCGCCCTCGCCGAGGCGGGGGGCGTCGCGACCCCGCAGGCGCGCGTCACCCGCGCCGTGCTCGAGGAGGCCTCCGCGGCCGGCCTCGGCGGCGAGGACATGGCCGCCATCGTTCCGTTCATGCGTCGTCTCGGGAGGCCCTCGTGAAAGCCATGCTCTTCGTCGGCGGCTGGGAGGGCCACGCGCCCGAAGCCTTCCGCAAATGGGCCGACGACCTCCTCGCGGCGAACGGCTTCACGGTCGAGAGCCACGAGACCCTCGCGCCGCTCGAGGACGCCGAGGCCATGCGCGACGTCGATCTCGTCGTGCCGATCTGGTCCTCCGCGCGCTCGGCCCACCGGCCCGAATTCGGGAACATGACGAAGGCGCAGGAGGACGGCCTCCTCGCCGCGATCGCGAGCGGGACCGGCATCGCCGGCTGGCACGGCCATATGGGCGACGCCTTCCGCGACCGGCCGACCTACCATTTCCTGATCGGCGGCCAGTTCGTCGCCCACCCGCCGGGCTGGCCGGACAATCCCGTCCCGTCGGACGACTTCGTCGACTACGACGTGACGATCACCCGGCCCGACCACCCGATCGTGGAGGGGATCGACTCGTTCCGGCTCCATTCCGAGCAGTACTACATGCTCGTCGACCCCTCGAACGAGGTGCTGGCCACGACGACCTTCTCCGGCGAGCACCTCTGGTGGATCGAGGGCGCGACCATCCCCGTCGTCTGGACGCGGCGCTGGGACAAGGGCCGGGTGTTCTACTGCTCGATCGGCCACACGGTCGCGGATCTCGAGACGCCGCAGGTGACGGAGATCATCCGGCGCGGGATGATCTGGGCCGCGCGGGGGTCCGCATGAGCACGATGCGCCGCGTCAAAAGGCAGGAGGAAGGCTTCGGCGCCGCGCCGCCGCGGCCGCGCCCGCGCCGGGAGGCGGGCGCGCTCCCGGCGGACGAGCGCCTGGCCTTCACGCCCGACGAGATGCTGGCCTTCATGGACTTCCTCGAGGAGATCGAGGCGGAGGGCGAGAGCGTGCTGCCGCTGTTCACGCCCGATCCGTACCTGAGCATGAGCCTGTTCCTCATGCGCAACCATCTGGAGGGCAAGCTCACGACGCTCTCCTCCCTCGCGGCGGCCTCCGGCGCGCCCTATGCGACGGCCATGCGGCGCATCGCCGACATGACCGAGCGCGGCCTCATAGACCAGCGGCCCCGCTCGGCCTCGGGCAAGACCTTCTCCCTCCACCCGAGCCCGGCGCTGATCGAGGCTTTCGCGGACTACGCGCACCGCATCAAGCTCTCGATCGGGCGCGCGCTCGGGCTCGCCGCCAAAGGCGGCGTCGCGGATTACTATTTCGGCGGCACCTATCTGAGAGCGCAGGTGATCCCGATGCCGGCGGCGAGCACCGAGCCGCTCGGCATCAGCGGACCGCTGCGCATCCTGGTCCACGCCGACCCGACCTTCATGGCGATGGACAGCCTGAAGCGGCAATTCGAGCAGCTGCTCGGCGTCTCGATCCGCAATCGCGCGCTCTCCATCGACCGGCTGCGGCTGGAGGCGCTGGCCAACGCCGAGCGGGCGTCCTCGGCCTACGACATCATCGCCGTCGACCTGCCCTGGATCGGCGAGTTCGCCGAGAAGGGCGTGCTCGCCCCGCTCGAGGACTGCGTCGCGCGCGAGGATTTCCATCTCGGCGACTTCCACCAGGCCGGCTGGCACGGCTGCCTGCACCGCGGCAAGCCCTACGGCATGCCGATCCAGACGACGCCCGAGCTCCTGTTCTACCGAAGGGACCTGTTCGACGAGGCCGGGCTCGAGGCGCCGCGCACCACGGTCGATCTGCTCGCCGCCGCGCGCGCCCTGCACCGGCCCGCGCGCAACCTGCGCGGCATCGCCTGGAACGGCGCGCGCGGCACGCCGCTCGGCCACACCTTCATCTTCGCCATGGCCGATTTCGGCCAGCCCGTGGTGAACCTGCGCCCGCGCGGCGACGGCTTCGACCCGTTCGATCTCACCGGCGAGCGCCTGCGCCCGATGATCGACAGCGAGGGCGGCCGGCGGGCGGCCGACTTCCTGATGGAGCTCCTCGACGTCTCCGCGCCGGGCGTCCTGACCATGTCCTGGTTCGAGCGCGTCAAGGCCTACGCTTCCGGCGAGGTCGCGATGGCCTACGGCTACTCGCTGCTCGCGCCCTATTTCGAGCTCGATCCGGCCTCGCCGGCGC comes from Salinarimonas sp. and encodes:
- a CDS encoding NAD(P)-dependent oxidoreductase, giving the protein MATRIGFAGLGRMGAPMAARLAGAGFPLTLWNRTAATARDLAREIGAAVAATPVALAGASDVVVTMVADDEASRALHLDPGGLAEAAEGRLFVSMATLSPDHVRALGAALAARGGALIDAPVSGSVDAARAGALAVMTGGAPQDVARARPVLQAMSRVVLETGPLGTGATMKIVVNSLIHGLNQTLAEALTLAESAGIATRDAFAVIEHSAAAAPMLGYRKPLYLEPQAHPVTFALDLALKDMGLALALAEAGGVATPQARVTRAVLEEASAAGLGGEDMAAIVPFMRRLGRPS
- a CDS encoding ThuA domain-containing protein, with protein sequence MKAMLFVGGWEGHAPEAFRKWADDLLAANGFTVESHETLAPLEDAEAMRDVDLVVPIWSSARSAHRPEFGNMTKAQEDGLLAAIASGTGIAGWHGHMGDAFRDRPTYHFLIGGQFVAHPPGWPDNPVPSDDFVDYDVTITRPDHPIVEGIDSFRLHSEQYYMLVDPSNEVLATTTFSGEHLWWIEGATIPVVWTRRWDKGRVFYCSIGHTVADLETPQVTEIIRRGMIWAARGSA
- a CDS encoding extracellular solute-binding protein, which gives rise to MSTMRRVKRQEEGFGAAPPRPRPRREAGALPADERLAFTPDEMLAFMDFLEEIEAEGESVLPLFTPDPYLSMSLFLMRNHLEGKLTTLSSLAAASGAPYATAMRRIADMTERGLIDQRPRSASGKTFSLHPSPALIEAFADYAHRIKLSIGRALGLAAKGGVADYYFGGTYLRAQVIPMPAASTEPLGISGPLRILVHADPTFMAMDSLKRQFEQLLGVSIRNRALSIDRLRLEALANAERASSAYDIIAVDLPWIGEFAEKGVLAPLEDCVAREDFHLGDFHQAGWHGCLHRGKPYGMPIQTTPELLFYRRDLFDEAGLEAPRTTVDLLAAARALHRPARNLRGIAWNGARGTPLGHTFIFAMADFGQPVVNLRPRGDGFDPFDLTGERLRPMIDSEGGRRAADFLMELLDVSAPGVLTMSWFERVKAYASGEVAMAYGYSLLAPYFELDPASPAHGTTEYVPHPGAPGRRPIAPVGGYVLGIPANLSQERRLATENAVRLLTSAEACKLYITNGSRVCPRYSVCADPDVRGLSPIVGVVDDMARAGALQLWPRPPAPEFAEITAILGEEIHDMLCRRKTPAAALEDAQARADALMRAAGRY